One window from the genome of Saimiri boliviensis isolate mSaiBol1 chromosome 2, mSaiBol1.pri, whole genome shotgun sequence encodes:
- the IZUMO3 gene encoding izumo sperm-egg fusion protein 3 isoform X1, translating to MGDLWLFLLLPLSLAAFHGVKGCLECDPKFIEDIGSLLANLIPSEVPGQTQLLERQVQEMIRLTFKVSHSDKMLRLLAVQTVIKLRTWLKNEFYKLGNETWKGVFIFQGKLLEVRQSLEAKLKELLKNFSEVACSEDCIVVEGPILDCWTCLRMTSRCFKGEYCGDEDPRKAESREIALFLILLATAVILGSAVLLFYFCIFHRRKMKAIRRSLKEYLENKLEELMEKIDEEEKDFRPRK from the exons ATGGGTGACCTGTGGTTATTCCTGCTCCTGCCCCTGTCCCTGGCAGCCTTCCATGGAGTCAAAGGCTGTTTGGAGTGTGACCCCAAGTTTATAGAGGATATTGGCTCCTTGCTGGCAAATCTGATACCTTCAGAAGTCCCTGGCCAAACTCAGCTTCTTGAACGACAGGTTCAGGAGATGATTCGTTTAACTTTCAAGGTCTCCCACAGTGACAAGATGCTTCGGTTGCTGG CTGTTCAAACGGTCATTAAGTTGAGAACATGGCTGAAGAATGAATTTTATAAACTGGGCAATGAAACATGGAAAG GTGTCTTTATCTTCCAAGGCAAGCTTCTTGAGGTCCGCCAAAGCCTGGAAGCCAAACTAAAAGAATTATTAAAGAACTTTTCTGAAGTTG CTTGTTctgaagattgca TTGTGGTTGAAGGTCCCATCCTTGATTGCTGGACCTGTCTTCGCATGACTAGCAGATGCTTCAAAGGAGAATATTGTGGAG ACGAGGATCCAAGGAAGGCTGAGAGTCGAGAGATTGCTCTATTTCTCATATTGCTGGCAACAGCTGTAATACTGGGAAGTGCTGTGTTACT ATTCTATTTTTGCATCTTTCATCGGAGGAAAATGAAGGCAATACGAAGGTCACTAAAGGAATATTTGGAGAACAAACTTGAAGAATTAATGGAGAAGATAGATGAGGAGGAGAAAGACTTTAGACCTAGAAAATAA
- the IZUMO3 gene encoding izumo sperm-egg fusion protein 3 isoform X2 — MGDLWLFLLLPLSLAAFHGVKGCLECDPKFIEDIGSLLANLIPSEVPGQTQLLERQVQEMIRLTFKVSHSDKMLRLLAVQTVIKLRTWLKNEFYKLGNETWKGVFIFQGKLLEVRQSLEAKLKELLKNFSEVVVVEGPILDCWTCLRMTSRCFKGEYCGDEDPRKAESREIALFLILLATAVILGSAVLLFYFCIFHRRKMKAIRRSLKEYLENKLEELMEKIDEEEKDFRPRK, encoded by the exons ATGGGTGACCTGTGGTTATTCCTGCTCCTGCCCCTGTCCCTGGCAGCCTTCCATGGAGTCAAAGGCTGTTTGGAGTGTGACCCCAAGTTTATAGAGGATATTGGCTCCTTGCTGGCAAATCTGATACCTTCAGAAGTCCCTGGCCAAACTCAGCTTCTTGAACGACAGGTTCAGGAGATGATTCGTTTAACTTTCAAGGTCTCCCACAGTGACAAGATGCTTCGGTTGCTGG CTGTTCAAACGGTCATTAAGTTGAGAACATGGCTGAAGAATGAATTTTATAAACTGGGCAATGAAACATGGAAAG GTGTCTTTATCTTCCAAGGCAAGCTTCTTGAGGTCCGCCAAAGCCTGGAAGCCAAACTAAAAGAATTATTAAAGAACTTTTCTGAAGTTG TTGTGGTTGAAGGTCCCATCCTTGATTGCTGGACCTGTCTTCGCATGACTAGCAGATGCTTCAAAGGAGAATATTGTGGAG ACGAGGATCCAAGGAAGGCTGAGAGTCGAGAGATTGCTCTATTTCTCATATTGCTGGCAACAGCTGTAATACTGGGAAGTGCTGTGTTACT ATTCTATTTTTGCATCTTTCATCGGAGGAAAATGAAGGCAATACGAAGGTCACTAAAGGAATATTTGGAGAACAAACTTGAAGAATTAATGGAGAAGATAGATGAGGAGGAGAAAGACTTTAGACCTAGAAAATAA